The following coding sequences lie in one Hippopotamus amphibius kiboko isolate mHipAmp2 chromosome 7, mHipAmp2.hap2, whole genome shotgun sequence genomic window:
- the MIOX gene encoding inositol oxygenase, which translates to MEPEAAKDKGSFRNYTGGALLARVFTTYKLMHTWQTVDFVRRKHAQFGGFSYKRMTVMEAVDMLDGLVDESDPDVDFPNSFHAFQTAEGIRKAHPDKDWFHLVGLLHDLGKVLALAGEPQWAVVGDTFPVGCRPQASVVFCDSTFQDNPDLLDPLYSTELGMYQPHCGLENVLMSWGHDEYMYQVMKFNKFSLPPEAFYIIRFHSFYPWHTGGDYQQLCNERDLAMLPWVQEFNKFDLYTKRSDLPDMDKLRPYYQGLIDKYCPGVLSW; encoded by the exons ATGGAGCCAGAGGCGGCCAAAGACAAGGGCAGCTTCCGCAACTACACG GGCGGCGCGCTCCTGGCCCGGGTCTTCACCACCTACAAGCTCATGCACACGTGGCAGACCGTGGACTTCGTCAGGAGGAAG CACGCCCAGTTTGGGGGCTTCTCCTATAAGAGAATGACCGTCATGGAGGCTGTGGACATGCTGGACGGGCTGGTGGACGAGTCGGACCCCGACGTGGACTTCCCCAACTCCTTCCACGCCTTCCAGACGGCCGAGGGCATCCGGAAGGCCCATCCCGACAAGG ACTGGTTCCACCTCGTTGGGCTCTTGCACGACCTGGGGAAGGTCCTGGCTCTGGCCGGGGAGCCCCAG TGGGCAGTCGTTGGAGACACCTTCCCCGTTGGCTGCCGGCCCCAGGCCTCTGTGGTTTTCTGTGATTCCACCTTCCAGGACAACCCTGACCTCCTGGACCCTCTGTACAG CACAGAGCTTGGCATGTACCAGCCCCACTGTGGGCTCGAGAACGTCCTCATGTCCTGGGGCCATGACG AGTACATGTACCAGGTGATGAAGTTCAACAAATTCTCCCTCCCACCGGAG gcctTCTACATCATCCGATTCCACTCCTTCTACCCGTGGCACACCGGTGGCGACTACCAGCAGCTGTGCAATGAGCGGGACCTGGCCATGTTGCCCTGGGTGCAGGAGTTCAA CAAGTTCGATCTCTACACCAAGCGCTCTGACCTGCCAGACATGGACAAGCTGCGGCCCTACTACCAGGGGCTCATTGACAAGTACTGCCCTGGTGTCCTGAGCTGGTGA